A region from the Rosa rugosa chromosome 6, drRosRugo1.1, whole genome shotgun sequence genome encodes:
- the LOC133717537 gene encoding protein IQ-DOMAIN 17 isoform X1 has protein sequence MGKKGGSSWLTAVKRAFRSPTKDDEDHKKREKRRWIFRKPTNLSQESPKEKTENVSVAAAEQRHALDVAVATAEAAMATAQAAAVEVARLTKPSNHAGEQLQFAAIVIQTAFRGYLARRALRALKGLVKLQALVRGHNVRKQAKMTLRCMQALVRVQARVLDQRTRLSHEGSRKSAFSDTNSNSAWESRYLQDISDRKSIQSREGSSIADDWDERPHTIEEVKAMLQHRKEAAMKREKALSHAFSQQIWRNGRSPSMGNEEELEEKPKWLDRWMAPKPWESSRGRASTDHKDPIKTVEIDTSQPYSSLSSNFRRSNASQYHQQNQQNQQQRPSSPLHRDRSHQNQHFHHSPITPSPSKSRPPLQVRSASPRCVREDRSSNASQTPSLRSNYYYNGGVVHQHSRGSTSTSGGNVGATLPNYMAATESAKARIRSQSAPRQRPSTPDRERGGGVGSVKKRLSFPAPDPYGVVGMGVYAGGGYGHSLRSPSFKSVVSGSHFGLEQQSNYSSCCTESHGGEASPSSTSDLRRWLR, from the exons ATGGGGAAGAAGGGAGGCTCCTCTTGGTTGACTGCTGTGAAAAGAGCTTTCAGATCTCCCACTAAGGACGATGAAGATCATAAG AAAAGAGAGAAGCGTAGGTGGATTTTCAGGAAGCCCACGAATTTAAGTCAAGAAAGTCCAAAGGAGAAAACTGAAAATGTATCAGTTGCTGCTGCAGAGCAGAGGCATGCTCTTGATGTTGCTGTGGCCACAGCCGAAGCAGCAATGGCGACTGCTCAAGCGGCCGCCGTCGAAGTGGCTCGGCTGACCAAGCCATCTAACCATGCCGGAGAGCAACTTCAGTTTGCAGCCATTGTCATTCAGACCGCTTTTAGAGGTTACTTG GCAAGGAGGGCGCTTCGTGCGCTTAAAGGGCTTGTGAAGCTGCAAGCTTTGGTGAGAGGACATAATGTGAGGAAGCAAGCGAAGATGACTCTCAGGTGTATGCAAGCTCTGGTTCGAGTTCAAGCTCGGGTTCTTGATCAGAGAACTAGGCTTTCCCATGAAGGTAGTAGAAAATCGGCCTTTAGCGACACTAATAGCAATAGCGCTTGGGAATCGCGGTATCTTCAAGACATTTCAGACCGAAAATCCATT CAGTCTAGAGAGGGAAGTAGTATAGCAGATGATTGGGATGAAAGGCCTCACACTATTGAGGAAGTAAAAGCAATGTTGCAACATAGAAAAGAAGCTGCAATGAAGCGTGAGAAAGCTTTATCCCACGCCTTTTCTCAACAG ATATGGAGAAATGGGAGGAGCCCATCAATGGGGAATGAGGAAGAGCTTGAAGAAAAACCCAAATGGTTAGACAGATGGATGGCCCCAAAGCCATGGGAGAGCAGCAGAGGAAGGGCTTCTACTGACCACAAAGACCCCATCAAAACAGTTGAAATCGACACCTCGCAGCCTTATTCAAGTTTATCATCCAATTTCCGAAGATCGAATGCAAGCCAATACCACCAACAAAACCAACAAAACCAACAGCAAAGACCTAGTTCACCACTCCATAGAGATAGATCCCACCAAAACCAACACTTCCACCACTCCCCCATCACACCCTCGCCATCAAAGAGCCGCCCTCCTCTCCAAGTGCGGTCTGCGAGCCCTCGTTGCGTTAGAGAAGACCGAAGCTCCAATGCGTCGCAAACCCCTAGCCTGAGGTCTAATTATTACTACAATGGTGGTGTTGTGCACCAACATAGTAGGGGCAGCACTAGCACTAGTGGCGGCAATGTTGGTGCTACATTGCCTAATTACATGGCAGCAACTGAATCTGCCAAGGCTCGAATTCGCTCCCAAAGTGCACCGAGGCAAAGGCCTTCGACACCTGACAGGGAGCGAGGAGGAGGAGTTGGATCAGTGAAGAAAAGACTTTCGTTTCCAGCTCCCGATCCTTATGGGGTTGTTGGAATGGGGGTTTATGCAGGAGGAGGTTATGGGCATAGCTTGAGGAGTCCGAGCTTTAAGAGTGTGGTGAGTGGATCACACTTTGGGTTGGAGCAACAATCTAACTATTCTTCATGTTGTACTGAGAGTCATGGTGGTGAGGCCTCTCCTTCTTCAACGAGTGACCTTAGAAGGTGGTTGAGGTGA
- the LOC133717537 gene encoding protein IQ-DOMAIN 17 isoform X2 yields the protein MGKKGGSSWLTAVKRAFRSPTKDDEDHKKREKRRWIFRKPTNLSQESPKEKTENVSVAAAEQRHALDVAVATAEAAMATAQAAAVEVARLTKPSNHAGEQLQFAAIVIQTAFRGYLARRALRALKGLVKLQALVRGHNVRKQAKMTLRCMQALVRVQARVLDQRTRLSHEGSRKSAFSDTNSNSAWESRYLQDISDRKSISREGSSIADDWDERPHTIEEVKAMLQHRKEAAMKREKALSHAFSQQIWRNGRSPSMGNEEELEEKPKWLDRWMAPKPWESSRGRASTDHKDPIKTVEIDTSQPYSSLSSNFRRSNASQYHQQNQQNQQQRPSSPLHRDRSHQNQHFHHSPITPSPSKSRPPLQVRSASPRCVREDRSSNASQTPSLRSNYYYNGGVVHQHSRGSTSTSGGNVGATLPNYMAATESAKARIRSQSAPRQRPSTPDRERGGGVGSVKKRLSFPAPDPYGVVGMGVYAGGGYGHSLRSPSFKSVVSGSHFGLEQQSNYSSCCTESHGGEASPSSTSDLRRWLR from the exons ATGGGGAAGAAGGGAGGCTCCTCTTGGTTGACTGCTGTGAAAAGAGCTTTCAGATCTCCCACTAAGGACGATGAAGATCATAAG AAAAGAGAGAAGCGTAGGTGGATTTTCAGGAAGCCCACGAATTTAAGTCAAGAAAGTCCAAAGGAGAAAACTGAAAATGTATCAGTTGCTGCTGCAGAGCAGAGGCATGCTCTTGATGTTGCTGTGGCCACAGCCGAAGCAGCAATGGCGACTGCTCAAGCGGCCGCCGTCGAAGTGGCTCGGCTGACCAAGCCATCTAACCATGCCGGAGAGCAACTTCAGTTTGCAGCCATTGTCATTCAGACCGCTTTTAGAGGTTACTTG GCAAGGAGGGCGCTTCGTGCGCTTAAAGGGCTTGTGAAGCTGCAAGCTTTGGTGAGAGGACATAATGTGAGGAAGCAAGCGAAGATGACTCTCAGGTGTATGCAAGCTCTGGTTCGAGTTCAAGCTCGGGTTCTTGATCAGAGAACTAGGCTTTCCCATGAAGGTAGTAGAAAATCGGCCTTTAGCGACACTAATAGCAATAGCGCTTGGGAATCGCGGTATCTTCAAGACATTTCAGACCGAAAATCCATT TCTAGAGAGGGAAGTAGTATAGCAGATGATTGGGATGAAAGGCCTCACACTATTGAGGAAGTAAAAGCAATGTTGCAACATAGAAAAGAAGCTGCAATGAAGCGTGAGAAAGCTTTATCCCACGCCTTTTCTCAACAG ATATGGAGAAATGGGAGGAGCCCATCAATGGGGAATGAGGAAGAGCTTGAAGAAAAACCCAAATGGTTAGACAGATGGATGGCCCCAAAGCCATGGGAGAGCAGCAGAGGAAGGGCTTCTACTGACCACAAAGACCCCATCAAAACAGTTGAAATCGACACCTCGCAGCCTTATTCAAGTTTATCATCCAATTTCCGAAGATCGAATGCAAGCCAATACCACCAACAAAACCAACAAAACCAACAGCAAAGACCTAGTTCACCACTCCATAGAGATAGATCCCACCAAAACCAACACTTCCACCACTCCCCCATCACACCCTCGCCATCAAAGAGCCGCCCTCCTCTCCAAGTGCGGTCTGCGAGCCCTCGTTGCGTTAGAGAAGACCGAAGCTCCAATGCGTCGCAAACCCCTAGCCTGAGGTCTAATTATTACTACAATGGTGGTGTTGTGCACCAACATAGTAGGGGCAGCACTAGCACTAGTGGCGGCAATGTTGGTGCTACATTGCCTAATTACATGGCAGCAACTGAATCTGCCAAGGCTCGAATTCGCTCCCAAAGTGCACCGAGGCAAAGGCCTTCGACACCTGACAGGGAGCGAGGAGGAGGAGTTGGATCAGTGAAGAAAAGACTTTCGTTTCCAGCTCCCGATCCTTATGGGGTTGTTGGAATGGGGGTTTATGCAGGAGGAGGTTATGGGCATAGCTTGAGGAGTCCGAGCTTTAAGAGTGTGGTGAGTGGATCACACTTTGGGTTGGAGCAACAATCTAACTATTCTTCATGTTGTACTGAGAGTCATGGTGGTGAGGCCTCTCCTTCTTCAACGAGTGACCTTAGAAGGTGGTTGAGGTGA